The stretch of DNA TTAAACTCATTCTTGAGTGCATGTTATTTTTATGGATTCAAAGAAGACACTGATTCTGTGTCGACGATTGAACTTGTGGAAATAtatgatttgataattgaCACCATAACACTCTTTGATATACATACTGAGGAGTTGCGATTGCctgatattgattataaagACATTCCCTTTGACTGCCATAACTTGAAGGAGTTCCAATCAGCCACAAATCCCATTTCTCCATTGTTCCAGATCGGAGCTATTGCATATTTAAGACAAGTTATAGAAACTTGCCAGAAATTATTACCTATTAATAGGCTTACtataaagaaatatttcCAACTCAAGTACCAAAATAAAGAGATGGATacaaaaagagaaattttgaaaatcaccaacaacaTAAACGCCTCCAACTGGAAGCAgttattaaattcaatagCCCTCTTCCAGaagaattttatttttaatgaaAGAATTTCTGCCACTGTTATCGAAAGGTTTTTACTTGCAAACTTGTTTGACGTAGTCGATGAGgtatattttgaaaaaaagttaGGTGATATTACTGTTAATGAACTATATGATGTTGTATTAGATAAATTTTGGGATTGTATGAACCATGCGAACAGCTTGAATGATAAATCTGGACTGCTTCATAATGCAGAGCTATGTTTGAAGttgtttgataaattggtCCTCGAAAAAGATTTGGCAGAAGATAACCATCGTGATATTGTCAAGTTCAAGCATTTGTTCAAAGCCATAAATGCTCTAAAAAGGTTTAAACTTCTAAATCGAAACCAGCCTTACACTCCGCAgcaattaattattaactTTGCAAATGGCAACATATTGAAGCTAATCAATATTGTATTGGAGCAAAACCCAAAGTCATATTTGGCCTTTGATAAGTTATACCGAATCTTAAATGATatgatattgttttatAACGATGATAACCACAAGGATGGCAAACAACATGCagataattattattttaataAACTCAAAACCGCTTGTATCGAAAGTgctttaattgataataatttcaactACGCCTACAAGCAGAGTTTGGAATTGTTTGATTACTTGGATGGCAAAGAAGATAGCTCTCAAATAGATGACTTGTGGTTGACGTTTTATCAAGTTGGAAAATACGTCTCTCCTCTGTGGTTTGAGAACTCTGGAGAACAAGTGGACTTGGGCATATTGACTAAACAGAGAGAGATTCTATCCTTGACTATTCTCAATTTGCAATTAAAGGAAAATAGCAAAGTTGTCTTGGCTCAATGGATGTCGTTAAACGATAAAATTCAGAGACATAGTTTAGAAAATAACATTGAAGCTGTGAAAGAAAggtttgataatgaaaactCGCAATTCAAACACTCAAAGAAAcatttggaaaatattGGTAACTTGGCCACAGAAATAATCAGTGATGCAAGTAAGACTACTAACAATGcaagtgaaaaattatcaaacttATTTGTTTCTGGTCTTGGTTGGGCTATTGGTGCTAATCAACAGCTGTGAGACTTTTTAGTTTATAACATGTTATATGTATATTTTGTgctccttttttttctctctcttttcTTCACTTGTGAAATATGCGCGctgaaaagaaatactAATGGAATCctaatactaataaaatatttggcgtcttttttttcctttttctaggtaataattttttttttgtttggaCAGTAGACCCATCACAATACATTTTACAATTTTCAACTATATACACCAAACACTGTGCTGCCACGgcaatcaaatcaaatatttttaccAATCAGTGGCAATAGAACAAACATAGAGATAGTAGCTTGCGGCAACCATAGTATCAATAACAAGAGGAAAATATACTCTCATTAACAttaatttggaaattgttACTAGAGAAATCATCAGTTGTATATGCTTAATgcaaacaaatcaataatcCGACTAGCAACTTATTCCATTAGAAATAGAATTCATCATTTACGAACACTTCATAGtttaaattatatcaataGTAGAATTAACATACAAGACACAAATCATATCAGACCTACGTGTCCTTGTGGATCCAAACAATTCATGTTGGAAAGCGAATTAGACCTGGCATTGATAGAGTTTCTAGATAACGACGACCCCTTCAGTGATAGTGAGATTAAGGAATCTGATGATCTACTGAAAGGGCAAAGCCATGTGTATAATGGAAGCCCTGTCACGAAAAACCTGATTTTGCAAATAGAAAAACAACAGATTCAAAAATCACCTAGACCAACTGAGACTAATAAAAGGATGCAAATACGAAAAGATCCAGACCAGAATGAcaatgttgatgatgactCACTATCGTCGACGTTTGAATTTAGTGATATGGATGATGATTTCATGGAAGCTCTAAAAGCAGCTGAAGAAATAACTGGTAATAACACTAATTGTATAAAGAGAACTGCATCAACTCCGCTAAAGAAACCAATTgcaaaatcaatgaaaaacCTGAGTACACCTTCAAAATCAGCAGGGAAGAAATATTGCAAGTATATAAAAACGTCGTCGCCGAGCCCATCCCATTACCTAATCAGGGAATCTGGTTCTGGTGTTGATATACTTGAAGGCTCTCCTAATAAAGTGCAAGCTGACAACGCATCGCCATTCAGAATTACATCGTCATTTTCATCCCCATCACAAATACAAAACCAAGGTGTGGGTGCCAATCCTGGACCCAAATCTAAAGCCGAACAAAATGTCTCATCTGCCTCACAATCGTCATCTCCACCAATGACCGTATCCCAAGTGCGTAATCCATTCAAGGTGCCTACCCAATTCCGAAGAAACTACTCAACTCGTCCCATCACGAATCAAGGGTCAGATACCAAGAAGGGGAATAGTCATCACACAATATTATTGGCAACACAGAAACCAGGAGTACCTTTTAGCAATCCATCTGACCGTAGTTATCACAAACTTGAGAAAACGGAAGGCATTAATGAAGCACAATCTGAAGCAAAAAATGTGAAGCCAATCATTTTGTCAAATGAACAAGAATATGTATTGAAACAAGTGCTACTGGGGGTATCCCTATTTTACACAGGGTCGGCAGGTACCGGTAAATCGGTGTTGCTACGAAGTATAATCAAATCTTTACGTGATAAATATCCCAAGGGTGTTGCGGTGACAGCTTCTACCGGTCTAGCTGCTTGTAATATTGGAGGTATTACTCTCCACAGTTTTGCTGGGTTTGGTTTAGGACAAGGTAAAGTCGAAAACTTGATAAAAAAgatcaaaagaaataagAAGGCTTTTACCAGATGGCGTGAAACAAGggttttgataattgatgaaatttccATGGTTGATGGACATTTGTTAAATAAGTTGAATGAAATTGCCAAGAATCTCAGACGAAATAATCGACCATTCGGTGGAATTCAACTAGTAGCTTGTGGtgatttttatcaattaccACCGGTCGTCAAAAAGACTGCGCATGATGGTACTGAATTAGATGATGTTGAAGTGTTTTTTGCCTTTGAATCGTCGGCTTGGAAGGAAACTATTCAGCGAACTATTACATTGAAAGAGATTTTCCGTCAAAAAGGTGATCAGCGTTTTATCAATATGTTGAATAATCTCAGAGATGGGAATGTACCTGACGATACGGCTAGGGATTTTTGTCGTCTTTCCCGTCCATTAAAATGTCCAGAAGGGATAGTCCCTTCAGAATTGTATGCTACTAGGTATGAAGTAGACATGGCAAATTCGAGAAAATTGAATACAATCCAGGGTGATGTAGTTGTTTATAACTCAGTTGATACTGGAATATTACCTGAGCCCCAAAAAACACAAGTGCTAACGAACTTTCTTGCGCCTCAAGTGCTAAACTTAAAAGTCGGTGCCCAAGTAATGtgtattaaaaattttgacGATCAGCTAGTCAATGGAACCTTGGGAAaagtaattgattttgttgatagGGATACCTATATGAAATCAGAATCCAAAGAAAACCCATCTACAGAGACGTCCGATGAAGTATCTGGTTTGAACgattatattttcaatgattttcaaaaaccCAAGAAAGTTGTCAAAGAGGATGCACCTATTGCAGAACAAGTTTTATTCACGGGTCAGCTTTCACAAAAAGTTGAAGAGGAACTGGAAAGCAGTAAAcgtaaatcaaaattaaaagatgaCTTGATGAAAGACTAcaaaaataagaaatacCCTTTGgtcaaatttttgttgCCGGATGGAATCACTTTCCGAAcggttgttgttgagccAGAGCAATGGACAACCGAAGACGAAGATGGTACAGTTTTGGTGTCGCGTATACAGTTCCCGTTAATATTAGCTTGGTCGTTATCCATTCACAAGTCTCAGGGGCAAACGTTGTCGaaggttgttgttgatatgaaaaagatttttgaGAACGGACAAGCATATGTGGCATTATCTAGAGCGGTATCGAGAGCAGGGTTGCAAGttttaaatttcaataGATCGAAAGTTGCATCGCACCGGAAGGTTATTGAGTTTTATAAGAATTTATCAAGTCATGAGAAGGAGAGTCGAAGTGGGCAACAGCGGTTGAATTTTATGCAAACCTCAGTAAAGTCTGTTGCAAGGGCACAGATATAGTAATTAGATTAGTTAGGCATTTAAATATAGTCTACTctgattttattttggcTCGGCAAATATATGAGTAGTTCTCAAATTAATAGAACCCAATGAAAGTTAATCTATAGcacaaattcaaaaagaaagagaataacaacaaaagcCAAAGATGTGTGGTTTGGTACAGGTTTTGTTGAAGGCAGGAATTTTTGTGCGTGCGGTTTGGTCCAATAAATCATGTCTATCAAATCAGATTGTTCGCTGGTGTATCAAATGCGAACAAAATGTGACTTTTGTTTTAGGTACATTGACAACTTTATACTGAAGATAATTCTGTTCCACCACATATACTAGTTTAGTGGGggttttaaaaaaaaacataaatattcaaaacGAAATGGGTAGAATTCATGGTTTCTTAGGAGGTGTATTGCTAACATCGTCTTTGGCGTATTCCACGAGTCAATATATTAACAAAAACCAACAATTCATCTCACAAAATTTACGTCAATCGGActatatcatcaataatagAATTTTAAGTGATGCTGATGCCAAATTGCGTGAAAATTACGTTCCAGACTCACATGTCAAATATCAATCTCGAGTGAATTTTGCTGAAACTTGTAAGGATATTTGGAATGAAGAAATCATAACCATGGTGAACTGGGTGTATAGTCTCAATTGGTATAAAATGGGTTTAGATATTGATGCTAAAGTAAACCAATGGACTGATAGAATTGCTGAATCTGTTGCCAAGAAGGctgaagaaaagaaataagaGATGACTAAAGGTACTTCGTTGcttttttagtttgttaAACTACTTATTATTGTAATAAATAcagaaattaaaataattattCCTTTTTTGTCTTCTTGAACGAGTTTTTTATATCTCTGTTAATGAACCAATTTGCAATTGGAGCAATGAGCAGCACAATGAAACTCACCAATATCTGGAAAAACCCCCATTGTCGTGGTGAAGAAATGCCTAAAACAGAACAGCCCAAAAACCACCCGATAAAATCCGTAGTTATCGAATCATATCCTTTGTCTAATTGATCTATTATCAACCTAGCACATTCATCTCCAGGGATAGGATTGCTGGGACCCTCAATTTTCTTGGTGATATCAGGTTTGGtcttttgttcttcttcaaatcCTTCGCTTTGGAAATTCCCAGGGAAAACACATGTGACACGATAGTTGTATGGTGACAACTCTTGGCGTAAAATAATGgataatgattcaattgcAGACTTCATGGGGGCATATTGCGAGTAGCCTATAAAGGGGAAAAAGCTGACGACTGAGCTGAACAATACGACGCTTctctttttgaaattgtgtGGCTCCAAATTATCTGTGTTATTAGATAAAGCATGTTTGAATCCTGTGTGGACTACATTTATAACTGTCTTGTAATTGATGTCTATCCCCAGTTCAATGTCTACTTTAGTTAAATCTTGAAACAATTTGGGTATTGAAGAACCAGCACAACAAAAGAGTATATCTGGATCAGCAGGATCGATTGTTCGCCATAATCTAGTGCATTCGTCGTAATTTGACACATCTGCAACTGCATATGATATCTTGGCAGAAGACTCGGggtatttttctttgatgttttgaatttggtgTTGTAGCTTTGATTCTGTTCTTGCAACTAATATTGTTGAACAGTTTTTCTCATATAATCTTTCGGCTAAGTTAACTCCTATTCCCTGGGATGCACCCACAATTAATGCTGTTTTCCCTTCAACGGGAAAGTTAGTTTTAGAAAACCACATTAGCGAAGGGGCTCTTTGTTGTATTATGAAAGTTCGTTAACTCTCTTGTTTTGATGGATTACTTTTTGATTTACAATCTTTtcgtgttttttttttaccctGGACAATATTGTTAGTTAATGCGttttcactttttcttttcatttcaaACGATTATATTTACAAAACTAATATATTTACAAGTATATAATCCCGCTATGTCtatttttgttcttgttgttgtttcaaaaatggAGATTGTGGGATATTAATGCTTTGTCTTTCTGGTCTTGGTTTGGTTTTAAACTGCTTAGACACTAATAATTTACCCTTTAATTCACCCAGGTGTCTTGACATGTTTGGTAAGTTGGACAAGTCACT from Candida albicans SC5314 chromosome R, complete sequence encodes:
- a CDS encoding uncharacterized protein (Ortholog(s) have role in ER-dependent peroxisome organization, retrograde vesicle-mediated transport, Golgi to ER and Dsl1p complex, endoplasmic reticulum membrane, nuclear envelope, peroxisome localization), with product MNDSIYETVDANLYVYTIQLLTSNNNVHNINAYFRLLSAKVLSSNFDCLKITTRANILKTLLIYSYPLNIPLQDIIKLAKLIIYSTQSEIESTDEDGFDLEEFSLSLKSDIANTVSLKATANELLVDTNIKCQSLGILDFSAAADNDDDDDDELFLSFICAKSFYLSQFYQDINDILPLFENVSFPKFNTWFKGIILPYKYYYSHFGLAYSTNTLNSYLSPESSYSSRLHLLLGPLKTEKILNNEGWFKNVIFPIVDYYGKDLHPLNEWLFDNENGYCSKPVESVVRKYQFWHVCLKCIHHHYDLKDYQIILNSFLSACYFYGFKEDTDSVSTIELVEIYDLIIDTITLFDIHTEELRLPDIDYKDIPFDCHNLKEFQSATNPISPLFQIGAIAYLRQVIETCQKLLPINRLTIKKYFQLKYQNKEMDTKREILKITNNINASNWKQLLNSIALFQKNFIFNERISATVIERFLLANLFDVVDEVYFEKKLGDITVNELYDVVLDKFWDCMNHANSLNDKSGSLHNAELCLKLFDKLVLEKDLAEDNHRDIVKFKHLFKAINALKRFKLLNRNQPYTPQQLIINFANGNILKLINIVLEQNPKSYLAFDKLYRILNDMILFYNDDNHKDGKQHADNYYFNKLKTACIESALIDNNFNYAYKQSLELFDYLDGKEDSSQIDDLWLTFYQVGKYVSPSWFENSGEQVDLGILTKQREILSLTILNLQLKENSKVVLAQWMSLNDKIQRHSLENNIEAVKERFDNENSQFKHSKKHLENIGNLATEIISDASKTTNNASEKLSNLFVSGLGWAIGANQQS
- the PIF1 gene encoding DNA helicase (Putative DNA helicase; decreased transcription is observed upon fluphenazine treatment), producing MLNANKSIIRLATYSIRNRIHHLRTLHSLNYINSRINIQDTNHIRPTCPCGSKQFMLESELDSALIEFLDNDDPFSDSEIKESDDLSKGQSHVYNGSPVTKNSILQIEKQQIQKSPRPTETNKRMQIRKDPDQNDNVDDDSLSSTFEFSDMDDDFMEALKAAEEITGNNTNCIKRTASTPLKKPIAKSMKNSSTPSKSAGKKYCKYIKTSSPSPSHYLIRESGSGVDILEGSPNKVQADNASPFRITSSFSSPSQIQNQGVGANPGPKSKAEQNVSSASQSSSPPMTVSQVRNPFKVPTQFRRNYSTRPITNQGSDTKKGNSHHTILLATQKPGVPFSNPSDRSYHKLEKTEGINEAQSEAKNVKPIILSNEQEYVLKQVLSGVSLFYTGSAGTGKSVLLRSIIKSLRDKYPKGVAVTASTGLAACNIGGITLHSFAGFGLGQGKVENLIKKIKRNKKAFTRWRETRVLIIDEISMVDGHLLNKLNEIAKNLRRNNRPFGGIQLVACGDFYQLPPVVKKTAHDGTELDDVEVFFAFESSAWKETIQRTITLKEIFRQKGDQRFINMLNNLRDGNVPDDTARDFCRLSRPLKCPEGIVPSELYATRYEVDMANSRKLNTIQGDVVVYNSVDTGILPEPQKTQVLTNFLAPQVLNLKVGAQVMCIKNFDDQLVNGTLGKVIDFVDRDTYMKSESKENPSTETSDEVSGLNDYIFNDFQKPKKVVKEDAPIAEQVLFTGQLSQKVEEESESSKRKSKLKDDLMKDYKNKKYPLVKFLLPDGITFRTVVVEPEQWTTEDEDGTVLVSRIQFPLILAWSLSIHKSQGQTLSKVVVDMKKIFENGQAYVALSRAVSRAGLQVLNFNRSKVASHRKVIEFYKNLSSHEKESRSGQQRLNFMQTSVKSVARAQI
- a CDS encoding uncharacterized protein (Ortholog of C. dubliniensis CD36 : Cd36_33000, C. parapsilosis CDC317 : CPAR2_701740, Candida tenuis NRRL Y-1498 : CANTEDRAFT_93887 and Debaryomyces hansenii CBS767 : DEHA2E04554g), with amino-acid sequence MGRIHGFLGGVLLTSSLAYSTSQYINKNQQFISQNLRQSDYIINNRILSDADAKLRENYVPDSHVKYQSRVNFAETCKDIWNEEIITMVNWVYSLNWYKMGLDIDAKVNQWTDRIAESVAKKAEEKK
- the KSR1 gene encoding 3-dehydrosphinganine reductase (3-ketosphinganine reductase, catalyzes the second step in phytosphingosine synthesis), which encodes MWFSKTNFPVEGKTALIVGASQGIGVNLAERLYEKNCSTILVARTESKLQHQIQNIKEKYPESSAKISYAVADVSNYDECTRLWRTIDPADPDILFCCAGSSIPKLFQDLTKVDIESGIDINYKTVINVVHTGFKHALSNNTDNLEPHNFKKRSVVLFSSVVSFFPFIGYSQYAPMKSAIESLSIILRQELSPYNYRVTCVFPGNFQSEGFEEEQKTKPDITKKIEGPSNPIPGDECARLIIDQLDKGYDSITTDFIGWFLGCSVLGISSPRQWGFFQILVSFIVSLIAPIANWFINRDIKNSFKKTKKE